The following proteins are co-located in the Acidicapsa acidisoli genome:
- a CDS encoding glycoside hydrolase family 27 protein: MQKSWLRNGVLATVSVYALAVSCFLFGSVSGHGQSLTGRWMVVAKPLDNGEQPKSLIELKQNGNELTGTMKNLDYTVQMKGTATGSHFELFAAWSATRPFLVGDLVNGELHGIERGHHNLVATPAAATVDIPSVSYIEPPPLQKVPGNDLAKTPPMGWNSWNLFAGKIDDQTVRTMADAMVSSGMRDAGYIYVNIDDTWEGVRDAQGNLQSNHKFPDMKALSDYVHSKGLKLGIYSSPGPRTCAGYPASYGHEEQDAKTFASWGIDYLKYDWCSARNIYKNDALQPVYQKMGAALKSTGRPIVYSLCEYGWGNVEKWGTEVGGNLWRTTGDIRDEWSSMIGNVEQQVPTAPYAGPGHWNDPDMLEVGNGHMTDDEYRSHMSLWALTAAPLLAGNDVRDMTPVTKSILLNKEVIAVDQDSLGKQASPIKNGDLETWVKPMADGGVAVGVVNLGATPSDATIHLTDLHLNRVKKAHDLWAHKDVKFTGGAYSAPVPSHGVLLLRVN, encoded by the coding sequence ATGCAAAAGAGCTGGCTGCGCAATGGGGTATTAGCAACCGTTAGCGTTTACGCCCTTGCGGTGTCTTGTTTCTTATTCGGCTCGGTTTCAGGACATGGGCAAAGCCTCACCGGGCGCTGGATGGTGGTTGCCAAGCCTCTGGATAACGGCGAACAACCGAAATCACTCATAGAACTGAAGCAGAATGGCAACGAATTGACCGGCACCATGAAGAACTTGGACTACACCGTGCAAATGAAGGGCACAGCGACAGGAAGCCACTTCGAGCTCTTTGCCGCATGGAGCGCCACGAGGCCATTTCTCGTCGGCGACCTGGTCAACGGCGAGTTGCACGGCATCGAGCGCGGTCATCACAATCTGGTCGCTACTCCCGCCGCTGCGACCGTAGATATTCCCTCCGTGAGCTACATTGAACCTCCGCCGCTGCAAAAAGTGCCCGGCAACGATCTGGCCAAAACTCCGCCGATGGGCTGGAATAGCTGGAACCTTTTTGCTGGAAAGATCGATGACCAAACCGTCCGTACTATGGCCGACGCGATGGTATCCAGCGGAATGCGCGATGCAGGCTACATCTACGTCAACATCGACGACACCTGGGAAGGCGTACGCGACGCGCAGGGCAACCTGCAATCCAACCACAAGTTTCCAGACATGAAGGCTCTGTCCGACTATGTCCACTCCAAAGGACTGAAATTGGGCATCTACTCTTCGCCCGGACCGCGCACCTGCGCAGGTTATCCCGCCAGCTACGGTCACGAGGAGCAGGATGCGAAGACCTTCGCCTCCTGGGGCATTGACTACCTGAAGTACGACTGGTGCAGCGCCCGAAATATCTACAAGAACGATGCGCTGCAACCCGTCTATCAGAAGATGGGTGCGGCCCTCAAATCTACTGGCCGTCCCATCGTCTACAGCCTGTGCGAATACGGCTGGGGCAACGTTGAAAAATGGGGCACCGAGGTCGGCGGCAATCTCTGGCGCACAACAGGCGACATCCGCGACGAGTGGTCGAGCATGATCGGCAACGTGGAGCAACAGGTGCCCACGGCGCCCTATGCCGGCCCAGGTCACTGGAACGACCCTGACATGCTAGAAGTCGGCAACGGGCATATGACCGACGACGAATACCGCTCCCACATGAGCCTATGGGCGCTCACAGCCGCGCCCCTGCTGGCCGGCAACGACGTGCGTGACATGACACCTGTCACCAAATCAATCCTTTTAAATAAGGAAGTCATCGCCGTCGATCAGGACTCCCTGGGCAAACAGGCCTCGCCCATCAAGAACGGCGACCTTGAGACCTGGGTCAAGCCAATGGCCGATGGCGGCGTCGCAGTCGGTGTCGTCAATCTCGGAGCTACCCCATCCGACGCGACCATCCATCTGACCGATCTGCACCTGAACCGTGTAAAAAAAGCACATGACCTGTGGGCGCACAAGGACGTAAAGTTCACAGGCGGAGCGTATTCAGCTCCCGTGCCTTCGCATGGCGTCTTGCTGCTGCGAGTAAATTAG
- a CDS encoding glycoside hydrolase 5 family protein, giving the protein MPRMGFREVRRSHRNIIWMCGLLLSVCVLAQSQGARWTEDKANQWYSQQAWPVGANFLPSTAINELEMWQADSFDPTTIDRELGWAEGIGMNTMRVFLHNLVWEQDPKGFEHRIDVFLTIAARHHIRPVFVLFDSCWDPLPKLGPQHPPIPGVHNSGWVQAPGAEILADPTQYPRLERYVKGVVGAFANDSRILAWDVWNEPDNGNGSSYGKGDPKNKNEIILGLVPQVFAWARFAHPSQPLTSGLWHGDWSSLAAMPPMARIQIEQSDVISFHNYGWPEDFEQHVKLLEQFHRPLICTEYMARGAGSTFDTILPIAHQHHVGAINWGLVAGKSQTYLPWDSWQHPYVNEQPTIWFHDVFHADGTPYREREAEIIRGLTGRK; this is encoded by the coding sequence ATGCCAAGGATGGGATTTCGAGAGGTTCGCCGCAGTCATCGCAATATCATTTGGATGTGCGGCTTGCTCTTGTCGGTTTGTGTTTTGGCACAAAGCCAGGGAGCGAGATGGACAGAAGACAAGGCCAATCAGTGGTACAGTCAGCAGGCGTGGCCTGTCGGCGCTAACTTCCTGCCGTCGACCGCTATCAACGAACTGGAAATGTGGCAGGCAGACAGCTTCGACCCCACGACAATAGATCGCGAGCTTGGCTGGGCGGAAGGCATCGGCATGAACACGATGCGGGTCTTTCTGCATAACCTCGTCTGGGAACAGGATCCCAAGGGTTTCGAACATCGCATTGACGTCTTCCTGACTATTGCTGCGCGTCATCATATTCGGCCTGTGTTTGTCCTCTTCGATTCCTGCTGGGATCCGCTGCCGAAACTCGGCCCTCAGCATCCGCCCATCCCCGGCGTTCATAACTCCGGTTGGGTGCAGGCTCCCGGCGCGGAGATTCTCGCCGATCCAACGCAGTACCCGCGTCTCGAGCGTTACGTGAAGGGCGTCGTTGGGGCTTTTGCCAACGATTCACGCATTCTCGCCTGGGACGTTTGGAACGAGCCGGATAATGGCAATGGCAGTTCCTACGGCAAGGGTGATCCCAAAAACAAGAACGAGATCATCCTCGGTCTGGTTCCACAGGTCTTTGCGTGGGCACGCTTCGCACACCCCTCACAGCCGCTCACCAGCGGCCTCTGGCATGGTGACTGGAGTTCACTGGCCGCTATGCCACCTATGGCGCGCATCCAGATCGAGCAATCAGACGTCATCAGCTTTCACAACTATGGCTGGCCAGAAGACTTCGAACAGCATGTCAAATTGCTCGAACAGTTCCATCGCCCACTTATATGCACCGAGTACATGGCCCGAGGCGCAGGCAGCACCTTCGACACGATTCTTCCCATCGCCCATCAACACCACGTTGGAGCAATCAACTGGGGATTGGTCGCGGGCAAGAGCCAGACCTACCTGCCCTGGGACTCCTGGCAACATCCCTACGTGAACGAGCAGCCGACTATCTGGTTTCACGATGTCTTCCACGCCGACGGAACGCCCTACCGCGAGCGTGAAGCAGAGATCATTCGCGGGCTGACAGGCAGGAAGTAG
- a CDS encoding CRTAC1 family protein, which yields MAQITRRAFLATLGAGIASLNAPRAFSQATAAAPGLFRSIAPSQSGVTWTHSNGRSPAYYLPETTGAGCSFLDYDNDGWMDIYLVNSGECDFFTPTAPLRNALYRNNRDGTFTDVTVKAGVPGAGYGMGVAVGDFNNDGHPDMFVTGYNRCILYRNNGDGTFTDVTEKSGIVTPGWASSAVWFDYDNDGLLDLFICRFVEFAKPDNKFCGNEKTGNRFYCIPSVYPPAPSWLFHNNGDGTFTDVSAQAGIASIRGKAWGAVATDINNDGWMDLFVANDTVQNFLFVNHEGKFRNEGLESGVAYSADGRARSGMGVDSADLDQDGWQDLFVTNVDQEMDSLYHNNHDGTFDDLAASSGLGSATRAMSGWGMRFFDYDNDGSLDLFIANGHPDDQIETHSASVTYREPLLLFHNNGKSLQNVSSLAGPIFHDQFAARGLATGDFDNDGAVDVLVSVNNGVPILLRNEAAHGNHWIGVRLVGTKCNADAIGARVSWSAGTLKRSLLKTGGGSYLSSHDPRIVLGLGSNTILDHLEIHWPKPSTHIDTFTNLAVDRYITIVEGQGIRV from the coding sequence ATGGCACAAATAACGCGCCGGGCCTTTCTCGCAACATTAGGAGCCGGAATCGCCAGTCTCAACGCGCCTAGAGCTTTCTCCCAAGCCACCGCCGCGGCTCCCGGGTTGTTCCGTTCTATAGCGCCATCGCAATCCGGCGTAACCTGGACGCACTCCAATGGCCGTTCCCCAGCTTATTACCTGCCCGAAACCACCGGCGCCGGCTGCTCTTTCCTTGATTACGACAACGACGGCTGGATGGACATCTACCTTGTCAACAGCGGCGAGTGCGACTTCTTCACGCCAACCGCTCCTTTACGCAACGCCCTCTACCGCAATAACCGCGACGGAACGTTTACTGACGTAACCGTGAAGGCAGGCGTTCCGGGCGCCGGGTACGGCATGGGCGTGGCGGTCGGTGACTTCAACAACGACGGGCATCCGGACATGTTCGTCACCGGATACAACCGCTGCATCCTATACCGCAACAACGGCGACGGAACCTTCACTGACGTGACAGAGAAATCCGGTATTGTCACACCCGGCTGGGCTTCGAGCGCCGTCTGGTTTGACTACGATAATGATGGCCTCCTCGATCTCTTCATCTGCCGTTTCGTCGAGTTCGCCAAGCCAGACAACAAATTCTGCGGCAATGAGAAGACCGGCAATCGCTTCTACTGCATTCCCAGCGTCTATCCGCCTGCGCCGAGCTGGCTCTTCCACAATAACGGCGATGGAACATTCACCGATGTCTCCGCACAAGCCGGCATTGCTTCCATTCGTGGCAAAGCCTGGGGAGCCGTCGCCACGGACATCAACAACGACGGCTGGATGGACCTCTTCGTTGCCAACGACACTGTGCAGAACTTCCTCTTCGTCAATCACGAGGGCAAATTTCGCAACGAAGGCCTCGAATCCGGAGTCGCCTACAGCGCCGACGGCCGCGCCCGCTCAGGAATGGGCGTCGATTCCGCAGATCTCGATCAGGACGGCTGGCAGGATCTCTTCGTCACCAACGTCGATCAGGAGATGGACTCCCTCTACCACAACAACCACGACGGAACCTTCGACGACCTCGCAGCTTCGTCCGGCCTGGGCAGCGCCACCCGCGCCATGAGCGGCTGGGGCATGCGCTTCTTCGACTACGACAACGATGGCAGTCTCGACCTCTTTATCGCCAACGGACACCCCGACGACCAGATCGAAACCCACTCCGCAAGCGTGACCTATCGCGAGCCGTTATTGCTTTTCCACAACAACGGCAAGAGCCTTCAGAACGTCAGCTCCCTAGCCGGCCCCATCTTTCACGACCAATTCGCAGCTCGCGGCCTGGCCACGGGCGACTTCGATAATGACGGAGCCGTCGACGTCCTCGTCTCCGTCAACAACGGAGTGCCCATCCTGCTGCGCAACGAAGCCGCACACGGCAATCACTGGATCGGCGTTCGGCTAGTCGGCACGAAATGCAACGCCGACGCCATCGGCGCCCGCGTCTCCTGGTCCGCGGGCACGCTCAAGCGCTCGCTACTCAAGACCGGCGGCGGCAGCTACCTTTCCAGCCACGATCCGCGCATCGTCCTCGGCCTCGGCTCAAACACAATCCTCGACCACCTGGAAATCCACTGGCCCAAACCAAGCACACACATCGACACCTTCACCAATCTCGCCGTTGATCGCTACATCACAATCGTCGAAGGTCAGGGCATCCGGGTCTGA
- a CDS encoding ABC transporter permease, translating into MQKLLFDLRFVTRQLAKSPGFTITAILMLAFGIGATTAIFSIVEAVLLRPLPFPDSERVMVLSDRLAGVNVGGSNEVGVTVPDIRAYTRETHGFTALGGYQGAAYELSGIGEPAQVNASRLTAGVFSALAVNPQLGRVFTADEDEHHQQVAVLSYATWVNRFHRDAKILGTKILLDRKPYLVIGVMPRNFEFPLVAGQLNRSELWVPMSFTEPELTPASAANWSYQMVGRLKPGLTAKQAESDAETVAQEIMRNYPAMMVNLHISAMVRPLQEDTTEQTKPLLKTLFLAVAVVLLIACANLAGLMLVRAIRRQREVAVRLALGARASALLRQAILESLLLSLSGGVLGLTMAAVALRVGKSVLPESLPRISEIGLNWNVVGFALALGVVTGLVCGLAPAFAALRTNVNAHLKEGGRSGSEGGGHARLRSTLVVTEIAIALVLLTASCLLLSSFEKMRSVDLGFRPEHVTTASYSLPQKQYEKQSQVDTFNRELLRQLNQLPGVTTTALTSLLPAGGNNNNQTFVVEGYVPPKGADMNLATVSQVMGNFFPAMGISLIRGRFFTESDRHGTQLALIVNHKLAEHYWPGQDPIGKRLRIGTQEMQTPWLTVVGEVADVKLTSPDDPSKEQYYIPVDQAEDDAGSLASPATDLNGNGGFIVLRSSLPAEQMENALRSSVRSIDPQLPLTQVQTMEQAVSQSEAPRRFNTILIGSFAFAAVLLAVLGIYSVISFTVASRVQEMAIRMALGSQRAAIVRLVLRSGTKLAVIGCVLGLGGAAAASQLMRSLLFDMSPFDPFALSAAAIAVLLLAVAASGLPALRAASIDPIRALRGE; encoded by the coding sequence ATGCAGAAATTGCTTTTCGATCTTCGCTTTGTCACGCGCCAATTGGCGAAATCGCCTGGATTCACCATCACGGCGATACTCATGCTCGCGTTTGGCATCGGTGCGACGACGGCGATCTTCTCCATCGTCGAGGCAGTGCTGCTGCGGCCACTTCCCTTTCCAGATTCGGAGCGGGTAATGGTGTTGTCAGACCGGCTGGCTGGCGTGAACGTTGGCGGCAGCAATGAAGTCGGCGTGACCGTGCCGGACATCCGGGCATACACCCGAGAGACGCATGGCTTTACCGCACTGGGCGGGTACCAGGGCGCGGCATACGAGTTGTCCGGAATAGGCGAGCCGGCGCAGGTGAATGCGTCGCGTCTGACGGCGGGAGTTTTCTCTGCGCTCGCAGTGAATCCGCAACTCGGGCGAGTCTTCACGGCAGACGAAGACGAGCATCACCAGCAGGTCGCGGTGCTGAGTTATGCAACCTGGGTGAACCGTTTTCATCGCGACGCGAAGATTCTCGGAACCAAGATTCTGCTGGATCGTAAACCGTATCTCGTAATCGGTGTCATGCCGCGCAACTTCGAGTTTCCACTCGTGGCCGGTCAACTCAACCGTTCGGAACTCTGGGTTCCAATGAGTTTCACGGAGCCGGAATTGACGCCTGCCTCGGCTGCAAACTGGAGCTACCAGATGGTGGGGCGGCTGAAGCCGGGCCTTACAGCCAAACAGGCCGAGAGCGACGCGGAGACAGTCGCGCAGGAGATCATGCGCAACTACCCGGCGATGATGGTGAACCTGCACATCAGCGCGATGGTGCGGCCCCTGCAGGAAGACACAACAGAGCAGACGAAGCCGCTGTTGAAAACGCTGTTTCTTGCAGTCGCGGTCGTGCTCCTGATTGCGTGCGCAAACTTGGCGGGATTGATGCTCGTGCGTGCCATCCGGCGGCAACGAGAGGTCGCCGTGCGGCTGGCGCTAGGTGCGAGGGCGTCGGCGCTCCTGCGTCAGGCGATCCTGGAGAGCCTGCTGCTGAGCCTGAGCGGAGGAGTGCTCGGATTGACGATGGCTGCGGTGGCGCTTCGTGTGGGCAAGAGTGTCCTTCCTGAAAGTTTGCCACGGATCAGCGAAATTGGACTGAACTGGAATGTCGTGGGGTTTGCGCTGGCTCTCGGTGTGGTTACGGGCCTGGTATGCGGCCTGGCCCCTGCGTTTGCGGCGCTGCGCACTAATGTCAACGCGCACCTGAAAGAAGGCGGCAGGAGCGGGTCGGAAGGCGGAGGTCACGCGCGGTTGCGGTCAACGCTCGTGGTGACCGAGATTGCAATTGCGCTTGTCCTGCTGACGGCCTCTTGCCTGCTGCTAAGCAGCTTCGAAAAGATGCGGTCGGTCGACCTTGGGTTCCGGCCTGAGCATGTCACCACAGCTTCGTACTCGCTTCCGCAGAAGCAGTATGAGAAGCAGTCACAGGTAGATACATTCAACCGCGAACTGCTGAGACAGTTGAATCAGCTGCCCGGAGTGACCACAACGGCGCTGACCAGCCTGTTGCCAGCCGGAGGCAACAATAACAATCAAACATTCGTAGTGGAAGGGTATGTACCGCCCAAGGGGGCGGATATGAACCTGGCGACCGTATCACAGGTTATGGGGAATTTCTTCCCTGCGATGGGGATTTCACTGATCCGAGGGCGCTTCTTTACAGAGTCGGACCGGCACGGCACACAACTCGCGCTGATTGTGAATCACAAGCTGGCGGAACATTACTGGCCCGGCCAGGACCCGATCGGGAAACGATTGCGCATCGGGACACAAGAGATGCAGACCCCATGGCTGACGGTGGTGGGGGAAGTAGCGGATGTCAAGCTTACCTCGCCGGATGACCCCTCGAAAGAGCAGTACTACATACCAGTGGACCAGGCAGAGGATGACGCAGGCTCGCTCGCCTCCCCTGCTACCGATCTGAATGGAAACGGCGGATTTATCGTGCTCCGGTCCTCCCTTCCGGCAGAGCAGATGGAGAATGCGTTGCGGTCGTCGGTCCGGTCTATCGATCCACAGTTACCGCTGACGCAGGTACAGACCATGGAGCAGGCTGTTTCGCAAAGCGAGGCTCCGCGACGCTTCAACACAATTCTTATCGGCAGCTTTGCCTTTGCTGCGGTGCTGCTCGCGGTCCTGGGGATCTACAGCGTCATCTCGTTTACCGTGGCATCGCGGGTGCAGGAGATGGCAATCCGCATGGCGCTTGGATCGCAGCGGGCAGCAATTGTGCGACTAGTTCTGCGGTCGGGTACAAAACTGGCTGTGATCGGATGCGTACTCGGTTTAGGAGGGGCCGCCGCCGCATCGCAGCTCATGCGGTCGCTTCTCTTCGATATGAGCCCATTCGATCCGTTTGCTCTGTCGGCAGCCGCAATCGCTGTGTTACTGCTGGCTGTCGCGGCTTCCGGACTTCCCGCGCTCCGAGCCGCGTCGATTGATCCTATCCGGGCGTTGCGAGGGGAATAG
- a CDS encoding rhamnogalacturonidase, whose protein sequence is MIDRRQLLSMAAQGAVLVGVPAVGQTAVRAGAQELSKEALANSGILNVKHFGATGDGQTIDTAAINRAIEHAATAGGGTVYFPAGTYLSYSIHLKSFVSLYLDQGATILAGSTPLEGTATGGYDAAEPQNPDWNAFQDYGHNHWHNSLIWCENIHDFSILGPGLIWGKGLSRGHSNDTDLPDTTKPGVGNKAIALKNCYNVILRDFSILRGGWFGVLATGVDNLTIDNLKIDTNRDGIDIDCCRNVRVSNCTVNSPIDDGICPKSSFALGYPRPTENLTITNCYVTGGYEIGSVLDGTWKKGTIRIPTGRIKLGTESNGGFRNVTISNCVFESCQGFALESEDGALVEDVTFTGITMRDIRSAPTFLRLGTRMRGPRDAKPGVMRRVILSNITSSGASQLPSILSGVPGYQIEDIKISDVFLQQAGGGNAEMAARKPEERETAYPDPEMFGALPATGFFLRHLRNLEMSNIEIATLQPDQRPAFVLVDVNGADLFRLRLPRPVSGPAFSLKQVTDFRVFGSQFLRDQAISKAEEQTIEN, encoded by the coding sequence GTGATTGATCGTCGACAGTTGCTTTCCATGGCCGCACAAGGCGCAGTGCTAGTAGGAGTTCCAGCAGTTGGACAAACAGCAGTCCGTGCAGGAGCGCAAGAGCTTTCCAAGGAAGCCCTCGCAAACTCCGGCATCCTCAACGTGAAACACTTCGGGGCCACCGGCGATGGCCAGACGATCGATACCGCAGCCATCAATCGCGCCATCGAACATGCGGCAACCGCAGGCGGCGGCACAGTCTATTTCCCCGCAGGAACCTATCTAAGCTACTCCATCCACCTGAAGAGCTTCGTCAGCCTCTATCTCGACCAGGGCGCAACCATCCTCGCAGGCTCCACGCCACTCGAAGGCACGGCGACCGGAGGCTACGATGCAGCCGAGCCCCAGAATCCTGACTGGAACGCCTTTCAGGACTACGGCCACAATCATTGGCATAACAGCCTGATCTGGTGCGAGAACATTCATGACTTCTCCATCCTCGGCCCGGGACTGATCTGGGGCAAAGGCCTGAGCCGCGGCCACTCCAACGACACCGACCTGCCCGACACCACCAAGCCCGGCGTTGGCAACAAAGCCATCGCGCTCAAAAACTGCTACAACGTAATCCTTCGCGATTTCTCGATCCTCAGAGGTGGCTGGTTCGGCGTCCTCGCCACAGGCGTCGATAATCTCACCATCGACAACCTCAAAATCGACACCAACCGCGATGGCATCGACATCGATTGCTGCCGCAACGTCCGCGTCTCCAACTGCACCGTAAACTCCCCCATCGACGACGGTATCTGCCCCAAGAGTTCCTTCGCCCTCGGCTACCCGCGCCCGACCGAAAACCTCACCATCACCAATTGCTACGTGACCGGCGGATACGAGATCGGTTCCGTGCTCGACGGCACCTGGAAGAAAGGGACAATTCGAATTCCCACCGGCCGCATCAAGCTCGGCACCGAGTCCAACGGCGGCTTCCGCAACGTCACGATTTCGAATTGCGTCTTTGAAAGCTGCCAGGGCTTCGCACTGGAGTCCGAAGATGGCGCATTGGTCGAGGACGTCACCTTCACCGGCATCACCATGCGCGATATTCGCAGCGCTCCCACGTTTCTGCGTCTCGGCACGCGCATGCGCGGTCCACGCGATGCAAAGCCCGGTGTGATGCGGCGCGTGATCCTCAGCAACATCACCAGCTCCGGCGCATCCCAGTTGCCCTCCATTCTCAGCGGCGTCCCGGGATACCAGATAGAAGACATCAAGATCAGCGATGTCTTCCTGCAACAAGCAGGCGGCGGCAACGCCGAGATGGCCGCACGCAAGCCGGAAGAGCGCGAAACCGCCTATCCCGACCCAGAGATGTTCGGCGCTCTGCCCGCCACCGGCTTCTTCCTGCGCCATCTGCGCAATCTGGAGATGAGCAACATCGAAATCGCTACGCTTCAGCCTGACCAACGCCCGGCATTCGTGCTGGTCGACGTCAACGGTGCCGATCTATTCCGTTTGCGTTTGCCCCGCCCCGTATCAGGCCCGGCATTCTCACTGAAGCAGGTCACCGACTTCCGAGTCTTCGGCAGCCAATTTCTGCGCGACCAGGCCATTTCCAAAGCGGAAGAGCAAACGATCGAGAATTAG